In Flammeovirgaceae bacterium 311, one DNA window encodes the following:
- a CDS encoding hypothetical protein (COG1269 Archaeal/vacuolar-type H+-ATPase subunit I): MVSALIGTSACTNSRGLAEADDPVVYEDLANIPGAYNLKASDEVRADKEKLNEELNQKLAQVDQRIEALEDKAKTVPDAEKLRYAQVIEQLDEEREKLVAEYNTIQAATDDEWDDVKSEVREVMNNVDQSVTNLAARLER, encoded by the coding sequence ATGGTCTCCGCTTTAATTGGTACCAGCGCCTGCACCAACAGCCGGGGCCTGGCAGAAGCCGATGATCCGGTTGTTTATGAAGATCTGGCTAACATACCTGGCGCCTATAATTTAAAGGCATCTGATGAGGTAAGAGCCGACAAAGAAAAGCTGAATGAAGAGCTTAATCAGAAGCTTGCCCAGGTAGACCAGCGCATCGAAGCCCTGGAGGACAAAGCCAAGACTGTACCAGATGCTGAAAAGCTAAGATATGCCCAGGTAATTGAGCAGCTGGACGAAGAGCGCGAAAAGCTGGTTGCCGAATATAACACCATTCAAGCAGCCACAGACGATGAGTGGGATGATGTAAAGAGTGAAGTGCGCGAAGTAATGAACAATGTAGACCAATCTGTAACGAATCTTGCCGCCCGTTTAGAACGTTAA
- a CDS encoding outer membrane protein (COG3652 Predicted outer membrane protein), which produces MQRLYYLRTGLLCTALAAAVLLASCDSGSSNEQTKETALRLSEASAESWDARQDAAFLIEAYSYGLMIVRYSELALEKAQSPTAKSFAEQSATWHKKLNNEIEQMALHKEVALPDAEGANVQRYLEKLNKFSSPRFEQEYLLVLSDIQSNMMHQYEIASDEAMDMNMRNWASQTLPYMQAHAQAVNELQDQLGD; this is translated from the coding sequence ATGCAGCGCCTCTATTACCTCCGGACAGGCCTGCTCTGCACAGCTCTGGCTGCGGCTGTGTTGCTTGCCTCATGCGATAGCGGCAGCAGCAATGAACAAACAAAGGAAACAGCCCTTCGGCTGAGCGAGGCCTCTGCCGAAAGCTGGGATGCCCGGCAGGATGCTGCTTTTCTGATAGAAGCCTATAGCTATGGTCTGATGATTGTTCGCTACAGCGAACTGGCACTCGAGAAAGCGCAAAGCCCGACTGCCAAAAGTTTTGCCGAACAATCTGCCACCTGGCATAAAAAGCTAAATAACGAAATTGAACAAATGGCCCTGCACAAGGAGGTGGCGTTGCCCGATGCAGAAGGAGCCAATGTGCAGCGTTACCTGGAAAAGCTGAACAAGTTCTCATCCCCCAGGTTTGAGCAGGAATACCTGCTGGTGCTTAGCGATATACAGAGCAATATGATGCACCAGTACGAAATAGCCTCCGATGAAGCCATGGACATGAACATGCGTAACTGGGCCTCGCAAACCCTGCCCTACATGCAGGCGCATGCACAGGCCGTAAACGAACTACAGGACCAGCTTGGGGATTGA
- a CDS encoding hypothetical protein (COG4334 Uncharacterized protein conserved in bacteria) produces MNTPDIISYINSNNLIGIRGGSKPRGFLNIWMVVVADRIFVRSWGMSERSWYTAFLEEKTGAIKCGETEVPVRGIIPADIEILGPMINQAYLQKYTSEHNRPYANGIVQPEHMAKTLELIPAAAGLH; encoded by the coding sequence ATGAATACGCCTGATATCATCAGCTACATTAATAGTAACAATTTAATAGGAATCCGAGGGGGAAGTAAACCAAGAGGGTTCCTGAATATCTGGATGGTGGTGGTGGCAGACAGGATATTTGTACGCTCGTGGGGCATGAGTGAAAGAAGCTGGTATACCGCCTTTCTGGAAGAAAAGACTGGTGCAATAAAATGCGGTGAAACTGAAGTACCCGTTAGGGGAATTATTCCTGCGGATATAGAGATCCTGGGGCCGATGATTAACCAGGCATACCTGCAGAAGTATACTTCGGAGCACAACCGGCCTTATGCCAATGGTATCGTACAGCCGGAACACATGGCAAAAACACTGGAGCTTATTCCAGCTGCTGCAGGCTTACACTGA
- a CDS encoding peptidase m28 (COG2234 Predicted aminopeptidases), giving the protein MKLKNIFLSGLCLVLLLGACNGDEGRREEGEGQATVSAVERLEGVTVPAFNADSAYQFVAAQVAFGPRVPNTEQHRQAGDFLISKFEEYGAEVQVQEFSAEAFDGTPLQLRNIVASYNPNASKRILLAAHWDTRPFADKDADEANRNQPIEGANDGGSGVGVLLEIARQLGRGPQPQVGVDIILYDGEDYGEPHQSKDVKPRQGETYWCLGSQYWARNKHKAGYNAYFGILLDMVGAENAMFYREEYSRTYAPSVVRRVWGWGNELGHGRYFRYENSDPIIDDHYFMNAGGVPSIDIIEYDPASDFYFGKYHHTMNDNMEIISRETLKAVGETVMHVVYHEPAPAVAN; this is encoded by the coding sequence ATGAAACTGAAAAATATATTTTTATCCGGGCTTTGTCTGGTGCTGCTGCTGGGAGCTTGCAATGGCGATGAGGGTAGAAGAGAAGAGGGCGAAGGGCAGGCAACAGTATCTGCGGTTGAAAGACTGGAAGGGGTAACAGTGCCTGCTTTTAATGCAGATTCTGCTTATCAGTTTGTGGCTGCGCAGGTGGCTTTCGGGCCCAGGGTACCCAATACTGAGCAGCACCGGCAGGCAGGCGATTTTTTGATCAGTAAGTTTGAGGAATATGGTGCCGAGGTGCAGGTACAGGAATTTTCAGCAGAAGCATTTGATGGTACTCCGCTGCAGCTGCGCAATATTGTAGCCAGCTATAACCCTAATGCCTCCAAGCGTATTTTGCTTGCCGCCCATTGGGATACCCGCCCCTTTGCCGATAAAGATGCTGATGAAGCAAATAGAAACCAACCCATTGAAGGTGCTAATGATGGCGGCAGTGGTGTTGGTGTGTTGCTCGAAATTGCCCGTCAGCTGGGGCGGGGGCCACAACCGCAGGTAGGCGTAGATATTATTTTATATGATGGGGAGGATTATGGCGAGCCCCATCAGTCTAAAGATGTAAAACCCCGGCAGGGGGAAACCTACTGGTGCCTGGGTTCGCAGTACTGGGCTCGAAACAAACATAAGGCAGGCTACAATGCCTATTTTGGTATTCTTTTAGATATGGTGGGGGCTGAAAACGCTATGTTTTACCGCGAGGAGTACTCACGCACCTATGCACCGAGCGTAGTAAGGCGGGTATGGGGCTGGGGCAACGAGCTGGGCCATGGCCGCTATTTTCGCTACGAAAACAGCGATCCTATTATCGATGATCATTATTTTATGAATGCCGGCGGAGTACCCTCTATCGATATCATCGAGTATGATCCTGCTTCTGATTTTTATTTTGGTAAATACCACCACACCATGAACGATAACATGGAAATTATCAGCCGCGAAACGCTGAAAGCCGTTGGCGAAACGGTAATGCATGTGGTGTATCATGAGCCTGCTCCCGCTGTGGCAAATTAG
- a CDS encoding cysteinyl-tRNA synthetase (COG0215 Cysteinyl-tRNA synthetase) — MIPPLRVYNTLSRQKELFEPLAPPHVGMYVCGPTVYSDVHLGNVRTFLSFDIMYRYLKQQGYKVRYVRNITDVGHLLGDTNEGEDRISQKARLENLEPMEVVQRYSNGFHEAMQQFNILPPSIEPTATGHIVEQIGLTQRLLEEGLAYEVEGSVYFDVSKYNEQHNYGKLSGRNVEELIANTRELEGQSIKRNPADFALWKKAQPEHIMRWPSPWGEGFPGWHLECTVMSTKYLGEQFDIHGGGMDLKFPHHECEIAQSVGSCGVDPAKYWIHTNMVTINGQKMSKSLGNSILPSQFITGNHPLLDQPYSPMVLRFFMLQSHYASTLDISMEALQAAKKGYLKLMNGLRVLRSLEYSELEGVEVNEKGAEQVKGLCDNCYRSMNDDFNTAQTIGHLFNIVKRINALQTGQLSTAELGKAVFEQMKETFISFTEEVLGLREELDLRPENLLEALLEVYRQAKEQKDYERVDQIRANLRKSGVVVKDMKQGIDWAYEE; from the coding sequence ATGATACCACCGCTTCGCGTTTACAATACCTTAAGCCGACAAAAAGAATTGTTTGAACCCCTGGCGCCTCCGCATGTAGGCATGTATGTGTGCGGGCCAACGGTTTACAGCGATGTGCACCTGGGCAATGTGCGAACTTTCCTGAGCTTCGATATTATGTACCGCTACCTGAAACAGCAGGGCTATAAAGTACGCTACGTGCGTAATATCACTGATGTAGGCCACCTGCTGGGCGATACCAACGAGGGCGAAGACCGTATTTCGCAAAAAGCCCGGCTGGAGAACCTGGAGCCGATGGAGGTGGTACAGCGCTACTCGAACGGTTTTCATGAGGCCATGCAGCAGTTTAATATTTTGCCTCCCAGCATTGAACCCACCGCTACCGGCCATATTGTGGAGCAGATTGGTCTCACCCAGCGCTTGCTGGAGGAGGGGCTGGCTTATGAGGTTGAAGGTTCTGTCTATTTTGATGTAAGCAAGTATAACGAGCAGCACAATTATGGCAAACTAAGCGGCCGTAATGTGGAAGAGCTGATTGCCAATACCCGGGAGCTGGAGGGGCAGAGTATTAAGCGTAACCCCGCTGATTTTGCCCTCTGGAAAAAAGCACAGCCTGAGCACATCATGCGCTGGCCTTCTCCCTGGGGTGAGGGCTTTCCGGGCTGGCACCTGGAGTGCACGGTGATGAGCACCAAATACCTGGGCGAACAGTTCGATATACACGGTGGCGGCATGGACCTTAAATTTCCGCACCACGAGTGTGAAATAGCCCAATCGGTTGGCAGCTGCGGGGTAGACCCGGCCAAATACTGGATACACACCAATATGGTGACTATCAATGGCCAGAAAATGAGCAAGAGCCTGGGCAATAGTATTCTGCCTTCGCAGTTTATAACAGGTAACCACCCGCTGCTCGATCAGCCCTACAGCCCTATGGTACTGCGCTTTTTTATGCTGCAGTCGCACTACGCCAGCACCCTGGACATTAGCATGGAGGCTTTGCAGGCAGCCAAAAAGGGATACCTGAAGCTGATGAACGGCCTGCGCGTGCTCCGTAGCCTGGAGTATAGCGAGCTGGAAGGAGTTGAGGTTAATGAAAAAGGCGCTGAGCAGGTAAAAGGCTTATGTGATAACTGCTACCGCTCCATGAACGACGATTTTAACACCGCCCAAACCATTGGCCACCTGTTCAACATCGTCAAAAGAATAAATGCGCTGCAAACCGGGCAGCTTAGCACCGCAGAGCTGGGTAAGGCCGTGTTTGAGCAAATGAAGGAGACCTTTATCAGCTTTACCGAAGAAGTGCTGGGATTGCGTGAAGAGCTTGACCTGCGCCCGGAGAACCTGCTGGAGGCGCTCCTGGAGGTGTACCGCCAGGCAAAAGAGCAGAAAGACTATGAGCGGGTAGACCAGATAAGGGCCAATTTGCGTAAAAGCGGCGTTGTGGTAAAAGACATGAAGCAGGGCATTGACTGGGCCTATGAGGAGTAG
- a CDS encoding hypothetical protein (COG0779 Uncharacterized protein conserved in bacteria) — translation MEVKQYIANLAQEYLQEHPHLFLVEIVVTGAARRQKVMVLIDGDEGVTIDECARLSRKISAALEEKDFFEGAWSLEVSSPGVDFPLKYQRQYPKHVGRRVKVTKPDGTTVIGPLLGITEEGLRVNEETKVKKQTQHNEVFISHDNIKSVSVLVSFS, via the coding sequence ATGGAGGTAAAACAATACATTGCTAATCTGGCTCAGGAGTACCTGCAGGAGCATCCTCACCTGTTTTTAGTAGAAATAGTGGTAACAGGAGCTGCCCGGCGTCAGAAAGTAATGGTATTGATAGATGGCGACGAAGGCGTAACCATTGATGAGTGTGCCAGGCTAAGCCGTAAAATATCGGCTGCCCTGGAAGAAAAAGATTTTTTTGAAGGAGCCTGGTCTCTGGAAGTTTCTTCGCCAGGCGTAGACTTTCCGCTGAAATACCAGCGGCAGTACCCTAAGCATGTAGGCAGACGCGTAAAAGTTACAAAACCCGACGGCACTACCGTAATAGGCCCTTTGCTGGGCATCACGGAAGAGGGTCTTCGGGTAAATGAAGAAACAAAAGTTAAAAAGCAAACCCAGCACAACGAAGTGTTTATCAGCCACGATAACATAAAGAGTGTGAGTGTATTAGTGTCATTTTCATAA
- the nusA gene encoding transcription elongation factor NusA (COG0195 Transcription elongation factor), with product MSSGTLIENFAEFAKRKNIDRPTMIRILEDVFRTMIRKRYGTDDNFDIIINAEKGDLEIWRFREIVDDNSEDIWDHDKISLTEAQKIEPDFEIGEEVAEEVKLEDFGRRAVLTARQTLIQKVKDLEKEILFQKYKDMVGDMITAEIYQVLGREVLLLDGEGNELILPKGEQIPKDRFRKGDTAKAIIHRVEMVNGTPRIILSRTSPVFLERLFEAEVPEIYDEQIVVRRIVREPGERAKVAVESFDDRIDPVGACVGMKGSRIHSIVRELQNENIDVINFTENKELFITRALSPAKISNMKVDEENGRVAVYLKPDQVSLAIGRGGQNIKLASRLVELEIDVFRDVDTIDDEDVALEEFNDEIEQWIIDEFHRVGLDTAKSVLALSKDDLLRRTDLEEETIESVHAVLRQEFE from the coding sequence ATGAGCAGCGGAACGTTAATAGAAAACTTTGCCGAGTTTGCAAAGCGTAAAAATATAGACCGGCCAACCATGATCCGGATTCTGGAAGATGTTTTCCGGACCATGATCCGCAAAAGATATGGCACCGACGATAACTTTGACATTATCATCAACGCCGAAAAGGGTGACCTGGAGATCTGGCGTTTCCGTGAGATTGTGGATGATAACTCTGAAGATATCTGGGATCATGACAAGATCAGCTTAACCGAGGCCCAAAAAATTGAGCCCGATTTTGAGATTGGTGAGGAAGTAGCTGAAGAGGTAAAACTGGAGGACTTTGGCCGCCGTGCAGTTCTTACTGCCCGCCAGACGCTCATTCAGAAAGTAAAAGATCTGGAAAAAGAAATTCTTTTCCAGAAGTATAAAGACATGGTAGGCGATATGATCACTGCCGAGATCTATCAGGTACTGGGCCGCGAGGTGCTGCTGCTTGATGGAGAAGGAAACGAGCTGATTCTGCCCAAGGGCGAGCAGATCCCGAAAGACCGTTTCCGCAAAGGCGATACCGCCAAGGCGATCATACACCGGGTAGAGATGGTAAACGGCACGCCGCGCATCATCCTTAGCCGTACCTCGCCGGTATTCCTGGAGCGTTTGTTTGAAGCAGAGGTTCCTGAAATTTACGACGAGCAGATTGTTGTTCGCAGAATTGTACGTGAGCCAGGCGAGCGGGCCAAAGTAGCTGTAGAAAGCTTCGACGACAGGATAGACCCTGTTGGTGCCTGTGTTGGCATGAAGGGTTCTCGCATACACAGCATTGTGCGCGAACTGCAAAATGAAAACATTGACGTTATCAATTTTACTGAAAATAAGGAGCTGTTCATTACCCGTGCACTAAGTCCGGCTAAGATCAGCAACATGAAAGTAGATGAAGAAAACGGGCGCGTTGCCGTATACCTTAAGCCCGACCAGGTTTCGCTGGCTATTGGCCGCGGCGGACAGAATATTAAGCTGGCAAGCCGCCTGGTAGAACTGGAAATAGACGTGTTCCGCGATGTGGATACCATTGATGACGAAGATGTGGCACTGGAGGAATTCAACGACGAAATCGAACAGTGGATCATTGACGAATTTCATCGGGTAGGGCTCGATACTGCAAAAAGTGTACTTGCCCTTTCCAAAGATGATCTTTTAAGACGCACCGACCTGGAAGAGGAAACTATTGAGAGTGTTCACGCGGTGCTGCGTCAGGAATTTGAGTAA